The proteins below come from a single Oncorhynchus keta strain PuntledgeMale-10-30-2019 chromosome 32, Oket_V2, whole genome shotgun sequence genomic window:
- the LOC118378153 gene encoding 4-galactosyl-N-acetylglucosaminide 3-alpha-L-fucosyltransferase 9-like isoform X2, with amino-acid sequence MTCLGPNCRIGHQSLMGILLLGCLLTCLLYRPAITWLPVLAKHFQAEHKQDVTVLVWHWPFDHPFKLNSCRSLYNIEGCHLTADRELYSQADAVLIHHREIEEDLSNLPQEPRPSFQKWVWMNFESPAHTNRIPGLEDLFNVTLNYRQDADINMPYGSLVPLTEEREEFVPHKNRLVCWIVSNWNPGHKRTWYYMELRKFIRIHTYGDPFNKKVSLSEYRMIVASCKFYLSFENSVHKDYITEKLYNALKLGAVPVVMGPTRGNYEKFIPGDSFIHVDDFRSPRALAKHLIFLDKNEDIYRKYFKWQRIHTVRINNFPIQNACNSCEYIRGHPENRMVTELYKWFWEE; translated from the coding sequence ATGACGTGTCTTGGACCAAATTGTAGAATTGGGCACCAGAGCCTGATGGGCATTCTGCTGCTGGGCTGCTTGCTGACCTGTCTACTGTACCGACCTGCTATCACCTGGCTCCCTGTCCTGGCCAAGCACTTCCAGGCGGAGCACAAACAGGATGTTACCGTGCTGGTCTGGCACTGGCCCTTTGACCATCCCTTTAAACTGAACTCCTGCAGGTCCTTGTACAACATCGAAGGCTGTCACCTGACAGCGGACAGAGAGCTGTACAGTCAAGCGGATGCCGTTCTCATCCACCACAGAGAAATCGAAGAGGATTTATCCAACCTGCCCCAAGAACCACGGCCCTCCTTCCAGAAATGGGTGTGGATGAATTTCGAATCGCCGGCACACACGAATAGAATACCTGGCTTGGAAGATCTGTTTAATGTGACTTTGAACTACAGGCAGGATGCAGACATCAACATGCCTTATGGATCTCTCGTCCCTCTgactgaagagagggaggagtttgTCCCGCATAAAAACCGACTGGTCTGTTGGATCGTTAGCAACTGGAACCCAGGACACAAGAGGACTTGGTACTACATGGAGCTGCGCAAATTTATCAGGATTCACACCTACGGGGACCCTTTCAACAAAAAGGTATCTCTTAGTGAATACAGAATGATCGTGGCCAGCTGTAAATTCTACTTGTCTTTTGAGAACTCCGTCCATAAGGACTACATCACAGAAAAACTATATAACGCTCTCAAGTTGGGCGCAGTTCCTGTGGTCATGGGCCCGACAAGAGGGAACTATGAGAAGTTCATCCCTGGAGATTCCTTCATCCATGTGGATGACTTCCGCTCGCCCAGAGCCCTGGCCAAACACCTCATCTTCTTGGACAAGAATGAGGACATATACCGTAAATACTTCAAGTGGCAGAGGATCCACACGGTCCGTATCAACAACTTCCCCATTCAGAATGCCTGCAACAGCTGTGAGTACATCAGAGGCCACCCTGAGAATAGGATGGTTACTGAGCTCTATAAATGGTTCTGGGAGGAGTGA
- the LOC118378153 gene encoding 4-galactosyl-N-acetylglucosaminide 3-alpha-L-fucosyltransferase 9-like isoform X1, which produces MATCYQNSHTGQMTCLGPNCRIGHQSLMGILLLGCLLTCLLYRPAITWLPVLAKHFQAEHKQDVTVLVWHWPFDHPFKLNSCRSLYNIEGCHLTADRELYSQADAVLIHHREIEEDLSNLPQEPRPSFQKWVWMNFESPAHTNRIPGLEDLFNVTLNYRQDADINMPYGSLVPLTEEREEFVPHKNRLVCWIVSNWNPGHKRTWYYMELRKFIRIHTYGDPFNKKVSLSEYRMIVASCKFYLSFENSVHKDYITEKLYNALKLGAVPVVMGPTRGNYEKFIPGDSFIHVDDFRSPRALAKHLIFLDKNEDIYRKYFKWQRIHTVRINNFPIQNACNSCEYIRGHPENRMVTELYKWFWEE; this is translated from the exons ATGGCAACTTGTTATCAAAACAGTCACACAG GCCAAATGACGTGTCTTGGACCAAATTGTAGAATTGGGCACCAGAGCCTGATGGGCATTCTGCTGCTGGGCTGCTTGCTGACCTGTCTACTGTACCGACCTGCTATCACCTGGCTCCCTGTCCTGGCCAAGCACTTCCAGGCGGAGCACAAACAGGATGTTACCGTGCTGGTCTGGCACTGGCCCTTTGACCATCCCTTTAAACTGAACTCCTGCAGGTCCTTGTACAACATCGAAGGCTGTCACCTGACAGCGGACAGAGAGCTGTACAGTCAAGCGGATGCCGTTCTCATCCACCACAGAGAAATCGAAGAGGATTTATCCAACCTGCCCCAAGAACCACGGCCCTCCTTCCAGAAATGGGTGTGGATGAATTTCGAATCGCCGGCACACACGAATAGAATACCTGGCTTGGAAGATCTGTTTAATGTGACTTTGAACTACAGGCAGGATGCAGACATCAACATGCCTTATGGATCTCTCGTCCCTCTgactgaagagagggaggagtttgTCCCGCATAAAAACCGACTGGTCTGTTGGATCGTTAGCAACTGGAACCCAGGACACAAGAGGACTTGGTACTACATGGAGCTGCGCAAATTTATCAGGATTCACACCTACGGGGACCCTTTCAACAAAAAGGTATCTCTTAGTGAATACAGAATGATCGTGGCCAGCTGTAAATTCTACTTGTCTTTTGAGAACTCCGTCCATAAGGACTACATCACAGAAAAACTATATAACGCTCTCAAGTTGGGCGCAGTTCCTGTGGTCATGGGCCCGACAAGAGGGAACTATGAGAAGTTCATCCCTGGAGATTCCTTCATCCATGTGGATGACTTCCGCTCGCCCAGAGCCCTGGCCAAACACCTCATCTTCTTGGACAAGAATGAGGACATATACCGTAAATACTTCAAGTGGCAGAGGATCCACACGGTCCGTATCAACAACTTCCCCATTCAGAATGCCTGCAACAGCTGTGAGTACATCAGAGGCCACCCTGAGAATAGGATGGTTACTGAGCTCTATAAATGGTTCTGGGAGGAGTGA